Within Butyrivibrio fibrisolvens, the genomic segment CTTTTCCACTAAAGCTTCCACAATGCTTGGTTTTTTATCTATACTGACATAAATCTATGCTATAGGCACCTATAGTCATAAGCTTGCTACCAACTCAAAAAACTTCCTTGTATTTCCTGATGCTCCGGTACTTATTTTCCCATCAACAGACATAAGCATGAACAATGTTGTGATTGGTCTATCCATCTATTACCTCTTTCTTACAGGAATCCAAAGTTCACAGAAGAGGTACTCATGCTCACTATCAAAGTACAGCTCGTAATCAGTCTCTTCAGATGCTTCGTAGCCGGATTGTGGAAGGAACTCTTTATAAAACTGAGACCAAGTTTTAGCTATGCAGTCTCCATTTTCACCCTTACAATCAAAAACTACATATGTACCAGGATTGACATCCCAGATTTTAAAGCCTGCTTTTTTGATTTCTTCCGGATTGTAATCGGCAGTATCCTCATCAACGATGATTCCAATCCCATAATCAAAAGTATCAGAGTCTTCAGTAGTTGGTGAGCATAGCCCGTATAGGTCACGCTTTCCATCCTCCCTAAGCATCCATATAGGAGAAAGCATCTGCTTGGCATTGCACTCTGTCCAGAAATCCGCCACATCATGATTGGCCTCATCATTTATGATTTCTGTTTTAAAGCTCCTTACCAATGCTATAAATTTCTTCGCTTCTGCCTGTACGATTATGTATTCCATTGTTTTTCCTCCATCTACTGTAATTTTTATTACAAGAGGATTGAAAAGTACTAATTTGGCATTACCTTCTCTGGCAGTGCTAGGTGATATGCCATGTAAACGGGTGAAAGCTTTTGTAAAACTTTCCGGAGTATCGTACCCATACTTCAGTGCAATATCGGTGATTCTGATATCAGTATCTACTAGTTCACTTCCGGCCAGAGATAATCTTCGATTTCGGATATAAGCATTCGCTGTGATTCCTGTTAGGAAGCTGAAAGCTCTATGAAAC encodes:
- a CDS encoding AraC family transcriptional regulator — protein: MEWISSLQKAITYMEEHLLEEINYEDVAKHVHISSYEFHRAFSFLTGITANAYIRNRRLSLAGSELVDTDIRITDIALKYGYDTPESFTKAFTRLHGISPSTAREGNAKLVLFNPLVIKITVDGGKTMEYIIVQAEAKKFIALVRSFKTEIINDEANHDVADFWTECNAKQMLSPIWMLREDGKRDLYGLCSPTTEDSDTFDYGIGIIVDEDTADYNPEEIKKAGFKIWDVNPGTYVVFDCKGENGDCIAKTWSQFYKEFLPQSGYEASEETDYELYFDSEHEYLFCELWIPVRKR